The Phyllopteryx taeniolatus isolate TA_2022b chromosome 9, UOR_Ptae_1.2, whole genome shotgun sequence genome contains a region encoding:
- the snai1a gene encoding snail family zinc finger 1a, with the protein MPRSFLVKKYFAKQKPNYSELECQNDTSLDKYPVTVLSSTATCLTAGLVWDLSVLPALYLPTSQTEPSAIPVPLDLSSPSSLSSSASSSGEEDEGRTSDPPSPEPVHTYAPRQRMKCTGVMAHVSPPEEEEREAPVTASRPAFLCKHCPKEYTSLGALKMHIRSHTLPCVCTTCGKAFSRPWLLRGHIRTHTGERPFSCPHCNRAFADRSNLRAHLQTHAEVKKYQCSVCSRTFSRMSLLQKHSSSGCCSATV; encoded by the exons ATGCCTCGGTCTTTCTTGGTTAAAAAGTACTTCGCCAAGCAGAAACCCAACTACAGTGAACTGGAATGTCAGAATG ATACGTCACTGGACAAATATCCTGTCACTGTGCTCTCATCCACCGCCACCTGCTTGACCGCAGGTCTGGTGTGGGACCTCAGTGTGCTGCCTGCTCTCTACCTGCCCACCTCCCAAACAGAGCCTTCCGCCATCCCAGTCCCCTTGGACCTCAGCTCCCCGTCCAGCCTCAGCAGCAGCGCCAGCAGTAGCGGCGAGGAGGACGAAGGACGTACTTCAGACCCCCCCAGCCCGGAACCCGTGCACACGTACGCCCCTCGTCAGCGGATGAAATGTACTGGCGTGATGGCCCACGTCAGTCCTccagaagaggaggagagggaggcCCCTGTTACCGCAAGCAGGCCTGCCTTCCTCTGCAAACACTGCCCTAAAGAGTACACCAGCCTGGGGGCTCTAAAGATGCACATCCGCTCACACACCCTGCCCTGCGTGTGTACCACATGTGGAAAGGCTTTCTCCAGGCCCTGGCTGCTGCGCGGTCACATCCGTACACACACAG GCGAGCGTCCCTTCTCCTGCCCCCACTGCAACCGAGCGTTCGCCGACCGCTCCAATTTGCGGGCTCATCTGCAGACTCACGCTGAGGTGAAGAAGTACCAGTGCAGCGTCTGCTCTCGCACCTTCAGCCGCATGTCGTTGCTGCAGAAACACAGCTCCTCGGGATGTTGCTCTGCCACGGTGTGA